In Halomarina salina, the genomic window AGGCGGTCCCCGACGAGGACGTTCGCCTCGCGCCGACGGACGTCGACTGGGGTCGTCGGATGGCCATCGTCTCGGACCCCGACGACTACGCCGTCGAGATATCGGCGCCGCTGTGACGAACCCTCGAACCGTCCCACCTGAACATATTTAACGAACGAGGTCCCTCGTTGGGTGTGATGCGTGCACAAGAGCCACATCCCGAGATTCAGGCGTTCATCGACGAGACCGAGGACGCGCCGGCCTTCCACGAGATGCCGATGGAGGAGGTCCGGGGGATGACCGTAGGCGTCTTCTCGGTGGAGGAGCCGACTCCCGTCGGGGAGGTCGTCGACCGGACGATACCGGGTGAAGGGGGAGAGCTACCGATTCGAATCTACGTCCCGGAGGGCGACGGGCCGTTCCCGGTGACGATGTTCTTCCACGGCGGCGGGTTCGTCTCGGGGAATCTGGAGAGTCACGACGAACTGTGTCGGGTGCTGGCGAACGACACCGGGGTAGCAGTCGTCGCCGTCGACTACCGTCTGGCACCGGAGGACCCCTTCCCGGCGGCGGTCGAGGACGCCTACACCGCGACCGAGTGGGTCGCGGAGAACGCAGACGAGTTCGGCGGTGACGCCAGCAGACTCGCCGTCGCTGGCGACTCCGCCGGGGGGAACCTCGCGGCCGTCGTCGCGCACATGGCCCGCGACCGGGGCGGTCCCGACCTCCGGTACCAGTTGCTCCTCTACCCGACCGTGTCGCCGCACCTGGACTGGCCGTCCGCCGAGGAGAACGGCGAGGGCTACTTCATCACCGCCGAGGACCTGGCGTGGTTCGACGAGCAGTACTTCGAGCACGAGATCGACGCGATGAACGTCTACGCCTCGCCGCTCCTCGCGGCCGACTTCGAGGACCTGCCCCCGGCGACGGTCGTGACGGCGGGCTTCGACCCGCTTCGCGACCAGGGCGTCGCGTACGCCGAGCGACTGGAAGACGCCGGCGTCGCGGTGACCCACCACCACTACGACGACGTCATCCACGCGTTCGTCCAGATGGGGGTCGCACCGTTCGGCTTCGAGCGCTCCGCCGAGGCGTTCGACGACGCCGCAGGCGACCTGCGCGACGCGCTCGCGGAGTGACCCCGCACGACCGCACGTCTCCCGCGTCGGGGGAGGCGGCAACGGAGCGGACGAACGGCCGCGGTTCGGGAGCAGGAGGTGTCGACGCGTGACGTTCACGGTAGAAGGGGCAGTGACGAGCGGTCTCGGCCGTGGCGAGGAGTTCGTCGCGCTACCGGGGTACGCGCGGCAGTTCGAGGAGAAGCTCGGGTACGAGCCGTTCCCCGGCACGCTGAACCTCGCGCTCTCCCGCTCGGTGGCCGACCAGTTCGCGACACTCCAGTCGGTCACCATCGAGGGGTGGAGCGAGGACGGCCGGTCGTTCGGCGCGGTCGACTGCTATCCGACCACGCTCGTCTCCGTGGACGCCTCGGTCCGGGTACACGCCATCGTCCCTCGGCGGACCGACCACGACGCGTCGACGATAGAACTGGTCTCGCCGGTGAAGCTGCGAGACCGGTTCGACCTGAGCGACGACGACCGGGTGTCGATTCGCGTCGCCTCGCGCGAGGAACAGGAGACGCCGAACCGGTCGACGGACTGAACGAGGACCCTCGACTCGGAGCCGACCCGCGCCGGGACAACGCTTATCATTCGTGCCAACGGCTACCTAGCATGGTTTCGGTCGCACCGATACGGACCGAGGTGAGCGGACGTGTGGAGTGATACGCTACTACCGGACAGTTACAGCTACCCCCAGAAGGAGATTCGGGAGACCCTCGACGACGCCATCGAGGCGTTCGGCCACGGGGAACCGGTGCTCGTCCACGACGACGCCGACCGGGAGAACGAGGTGGACCTGGTGTACCCCGCACACGCCGTCACGCCGTCTGACGTGGCGCGGATGCGCAACGACGCCGGCGGCCTCATCTGCGTGGCGCTCTCCCACGACGTGGCGGAGACGTTCGACCTCCCGTTCCTCCACGACGCAGTCGACCACCCCGCCGGACGGACGACTGACATCCAGTACGACGACCGCTCGTCGTTCTCGCTGACGGTGAACCACCGCGAGACGTTCACGGGCGTCGTCGACAACGACCGAGCACGTACCATCGCCGAACTCGGCGCGGCGGCCCGCAACCCCGCGGCGGCGGACTTCGCCGGGGAGTTCGACACGCCGGGCCACGTCCACCTGCTGCGGGCCGCACCGGGCCTCCTCGACGACCGGCAGGGCCACACCGAACTCGGCATCGCGCTCGCGGACCTCGCCGACGTCCCGCCGGCGGTCGTCGTCTGCGAGATGCTCGACGACGAGACCGGCGGTGCGCTCTCACGGTCCAGCGCGAAGTCCTACGCGCGGGACACCGACTCGGTGTTCCTGAACGGCAGCACCGTCCTCGAAGCGGTTCGGGCCGACTGAGTACGGCCAGCCCCCGTTCCCGCGCTTCCCACTTCTCGAGTCTTCGCACTCCGGTTTCTCACGGGGTGAGCGGTCGTCGGGCGGTTCGCCCGAACCAAGCTTCAAGATACCAGCCGCCGATGGGCCAGTATGTCACAGCAGCCAGCCGAGTACCCGACTCGCCGACCGACGGACGAGTCGTACCTCGACGCCGACCGGTTCGACCCGCCGACGTCGCTCCTCAACCTGCCGTGGGTCGACTGTCACAACCACGCCCACACGCTGTCGTGGGAGGACCGCGAGCGCTACTCGCTGTCGGGCTGTGCGGCGATGGTGATGGTCGCGTCGGGCTACCACTGGACGCCGTACAAGCCCGTCGCCGCCGAGGACGTCCAGTTCCTCTGGGACGACGTCATCAACAGGAAGCGGGCCATCGAGCGCGACCACCTCTTCGACGCGAACCTCGCACTGGGCGTCCACACCGGCGTCCGCATCGAGGACCCCGACACGCTGCTCGACCGGATGGCCGAGTACAGCCGCCTCGACGACGTCGTCGCCATCGGCGAGACGGGCATCACGCCCGCCCAGCACGCCGAGTCGTGGGCCCTGGACGAGCAGCGAGCGGTCGTCGGGTCGCAGATGGAACTCGCCGCCGACGAGGACCTGCCGGTCATCCTCCACACGCCGAACGTCGGGACCGACTCGGGGCCGGAGTACCGGTCGGGAATCGGGCTGCCGGGCTACGAGAGCAACACGTCGCTCGTCCAGGAGCCGGTCCTGACCGGCGAGAACCCGGCGCTGGAGTCGGTGAAGATAGACGTCGAGGTGGCCGCCGACGCCGGCCTACCCGAGGACCGCATCGTCGCCTCCCACGCCGACACGAACAACGTCGAGTACCTGCTGGAGGAGACCGACTGCCACGTCAGCTTCACGGTCGGCTACCCGTGGCTGACCGGCATCGACGCGACCGACGTCGCGAACACCATCGAGGAGTACGGGCCCGACCGCGTCATGATGGACACGGACTGCGCGAACATCCTCAAGACGGACGTGTTCTCCGTCAAACGCAGCATCCTCGAACTCTACCGACAGGGCATCGACGAGGACACCATCCGGCAGGTCGTGCTGGAGAACCCGCGCGACGTGTTCGGTCTCGACTGAGGGACCTAGAAGCGAGGGGCCGAGAGTGGCAGTCGAGCTAGCGGTGCCGAGCGCCGTTCAGCGGTGTCGACAGCCGTTCGTCAGCTCTCCCACACCTTCGATACCGACGGTCACGCTGTCGCCGTCGTCGAGCAGCACCTGTGGCTCCCGGTAGACGCCCACGCCCGGGGGCGTCCCGGTGAATATCAGGTCGCCCGGTTTCAGCGTGAACGCGCGACTGCAGAAGGAGACGAGTTCGTCGAGGCCGAAGATGAGGTTCGCCGTCGTCGAGTCCTGGACCCGGTCGCCGTTCACCTCCGTCCAGATGTCGAGGTCGTGGGGGTCGTCGATGTCGTCGAGCGTCACGAGGTCCGGACCGGTCGGCGCGAACGTGTCGAGGCTCTTCCCCCGGACCCACTGGCCGTCGCCGTGCTGGAGGTCGCGCGCCGAGACGTCGTTGCCGACCGTGACGCCCGCGACGTGGTCGAGCGCCTCGTCCGCCGAGACGTCCCGCGCCTCCCGGCCGACGACGACGACGAGTTCCGCCTCGTAGTCGACCTGCTCGGCGTAGCTCGGGTCCCAGACGACGTCGTCGCCCGGTCCGACGAGCGTGGTCGGGAACTTCGAGAACAGCACCGGTTCGTCGGGGATGGGGTTGTCCCCCTCCTCGGCGTGGTCGCGGTAGTTCAGGCCGACGCAGACGATCTTCTCCGGGTCCGACACCGGTTCGTGTCTCTCCAGCGAGTCGCGGTCGTGCTGTGCGACACCCGCCTCCTCGGCGAACTCGACCGCGAGCGAGGCCTTCTCCTCCCAGTTCCACTGGTCGAGCAGGGCGGCCGTCCCCCTGGGGATATCGATTCCGGCCTCCATGCCCGCCGTGTGGAGATCGACCACCGTCTCCTCGTCCAGTAGCGCGCCACACCACGGCGTCTCCGCGTCCGAACCGCTGAATTGCCCAATACGCATCGTCGGGAGCTACTACGCGCAGTTATTTAGCTGTCGGTGGGACGTCGTCGGTGTCACCAGTGTCGCGACCGTCGTCGCGGCGAGCCGCCGCGAACCGCCACCGCCGCGAACGACGTCCCGCCACTGTGAACTATTATCACGCCAGCCGGGGGAGTACGTCCATGGACTCGACTTTCGACCCGGACCGCGTCGAGCGGGTGACGTTCGACTCCTACGGCACGCTCGTCGACACGAGCGTGGCCGCGTCGGTGCTCGACGGAGTCGTCGACGACCCGGACGCCGTCGCGGCCCGCTGGCGGGAGAACGCGCTGTTCTTCTCGGTCGTCGCGGGCGACCTCGACGAGTACGAGACGTACGACGACCTGCACGAGATGGGGTTGCGCGACGCCCTCCGGACGGAGGGAGTAGACCCCGACGAGGTGGACACCGCCGAGCTGAACGACGTCTACCACCGCCTCGAACCGTACCCCGACGTCGCCCCCGCCTTCGAGCGACTCGCTAACGCCGGGTACGGGCCGGCCATCCTCTCGAACGGCGACCCGGCGATGCTCGACTCGCTGGTCGAGTCGCTCGGCGTCGGAGAGACGGTGAGCGAGTGCGTCAGCGCCGACGAGATTCGGACGTTCAAGCCGTCGCGAGAACTCTACGACCACGCCGCCACGCGCCTCGACGGGACGGTGGAGTCCGTCGCGCACGTCACGGCCCACTGGATGGACGTCCAGGGAGCGACGAACGCCGGGATGCAGGGCGTCTGGCTGAACCGCACGGGCGGCGAGTGGACGGCGTTCGGAAGCGACCCGTCGCTCGTCGTCGACTCGCTCGACGACCTGTGCGACCTGCTCGACTGCTGAGCAGGGAGGCCGACCTGGACGGAGAACGGATGGTCGCGGTCGGTTAGTCGCTCGATTCGTCGTCGCCGAAGACGCCCGCCTCCGCCAGTTCGTCGATGGCCGACTCCGAGAGGCCGAGGTCCTCGAACACCTCGCGGTTGTGTTCGCCGAGCAGCGGCGGCGGACTCTCGAACCCGCTCTCCGCGTGCGCGAAGTTGAGCGGGTGTTCGATGACCGGCACCGACCCGAGGTCCGGGTGGTCGAGTTCGGTCACCATCCCGCGGGCGTTGGTCTGCGGGTTGTCCAGCGCGTCCTCGACGTCGTACACTGGCCCGGCGGGGATACCGGCGTCCTCGACGATTATCTCCATCCACTCGTCGGTGGACCGCTCGCGGAACGTGGACTGGAGTTCGGTCTCCAGTTCGTCCATGTGCTCGACGCGGTCGGCGTTCGTCTCGAACCGCTCGTCGGCGGCGAGGTCCGGGCGGTCGAGCGCCTCGCAGAGGCCGTACCAGAGCTTCTGGTTCAGGCAGGCGACGTTGATGTAGCCGTCCGCCGTCTCGAACGTCTGGTAGGGAGCCAGCACCGGGTCGCGCGTCCCCATCCGTCCCGGTGACTCGTCGGCGAACACCTTCCCCGCCTGCTTCGTGAGCCACGGGAGCGTCGCGTCGAGCATCCCGAGGTCGATGTACTCGCCCTCGCCCGTCCGGTCCCGCCGGTAGAGCGCGCCGACGACGCCGAACGCCCCCCACATCGCGGTGATGAGGTCGGTCATCGGCAACCCGACCTTCGCGGGCTGGCGACCCTCCTCGCCGGTCACGCTCATGATGCCGCTCATCCCCTGGACGAGCAGGTCGTAGCCCGGCCGTTCGCGCCAGGGGCCGGTCTGCCCGAACGCCGAGATGGCGAGGTAGACGATATCGTCGTTCCGTTCGCGGAGGGTGTCGTAGTCGACGCCGAGGCGCTCGGCCGTGCCGGGGCGGTAGTTCTGGACGAACACGTCGGCCGACTCGACGAGGTCGTAGAGCGCGTCGAGCGCCTCCGGGTTCTTCAGGTCGAGTTCGAGGCTCCGCTTCCCGTAGTTGATGGTCCAGAAGTACGGCGACTCGCCCTCGATGAACGGCGGGCCGGAGTGGCGGTTGTCGTCGCCGACGCCGGGGCGTTCGACCTTGACCACGTCCGCGCCCTGGTTCGCGAGCATCGCCGAGCAGAACCCCCCGGTGACGAACGTGGAGAGGTCGAGGACGGTGACGCCGTCGAGTATCTTGTTCTGACTCATCGGTATCGTCGCGTCGGTGGTCGTCCGTCGTCGGTCGGTAGCGACGTCAGGAGCGGTCCGGTACGCATAGGCTCACCTCGAAGCACCGCGTGGTAAATCTATCCGTCCGCCCGACGACGGCCCACGACAGAGCGACGGACCTACTCCCGACCGACGACAGACCGAACCGGCAGTTCGACGTGCGTCGGATACTCCCGGCAGTGGTACACCGTGTTGTGAGCGACTCGACGGTCGCGGCCACCGTACAGCGACCCACCGGTGTTGTCGTTCACGTCGTACCGCGGGAAGTTCGAGGAGGAGACGTCGAGGCGAATCGAGTGGCCCGCCTCGAACACGTTCGCCGTCGGGTACGGCTCCATCTCGAACTCGTAGACGGTGTCGGGTTCCACGAAGTCAGGTTCGGTCCGGTAGCCGCGGTAGCGTGCGCGACAGATGGAGTCCGAGAGGTTCGCCGCGAACCCCTGCGGGAACTCTTTCGAGGGCGGGTACTCGTCGAGGAGTTTCGCGGTGAAGTCGGTGTCCGGCGCGTCCGTCTCGGCGTGGACGCGGACGGTGATGGGACCCGTTATCTCGACGGCCTCCTCCAGCGGTGGCGTCCGGTAGACGAGCACGTCGCTCCGGCGTTCGAGCGGGCCGTACGGCGCCTCCGCCCCGAACGTGTCGGGACGCGTTCGCTGGTCGTAGCCGCCGCTCCCGGTGATGTTGAGCTTCTTGCGCTCGGAGAGCGGATACTCCAGCAGCGGCTCGTCGCGCTGCTCGAACGCGGCGTACGACGAACAGTTCCCGCCGACGGTAGGAACTGGATTCGACGGATCGAACCGGTACGTCGTCGAGGCGACGTCGACGGCCGGTTCCTCGGGCGAGAGGCGGCCATTTGGATGGGCGTAGTACCGCGTGAACTCGGTGTCCGGCAGGGGCCATTCGTCGGCCGTCCGCCACTCGCCGCCGTGGAACAGTCGCCCTTCGCCCGTCTTCCGGCCGTCCCCGGTACCCATCTGCCAGTACTGGACGGTCGGCTGGTCGGTCCAGGTGTCCCGGCCCTTCAGGTAGTGGTCGAAGAAGCGGAGGCGGAGGGTCTGGTAGTCGATGGTCGACTCCGGGCCGAACTCCAGTTCCCCCGAGTACGTCTTCTTCCAGGACGGCAGCGGGTACGCCTCCCAGCCGTGGGTCCACGGTCCCATCACGAGGAAGTGGTCGCTCTCCTTCCGCTCGGCGAGCGCCTCGAAGTTGTCGCAGGTCGCCTTCGCGTACGAGTCGTACCACGCCCCGGCGTACACCGTCGGGACGTCGGCGCTCTCCTCGTAGTGCGCCTCGAAGTTGAGTCCGGGTCGCTGCCAGAGTTCGTCCGTCCCGTCGGTCGTCATGACGTCGAACGCCCACTCCTCGTAGTTCGGGAGGTGCCGCAGTGGCGACTCTCCCTTCCGGACCGGGCCGTCGGCCAGCAGGTCGCGGGTGTCGACGTTCGCCAGCATCGTCTGGAGGTCGGGGTCCTCCAGCGCGCGCTTGGCGAACCCGCTGCCGTGGACGAACGCCCAGCAGAGCCAGCGCAGTTCGAACGCGCCGTTGTGCCGGAACGTCGCCTCCCAGCCGTTGGCCGCACCCTGGTTGACGAACATCGCTTCGAGGTGTGGCGGGTCCTGCGTCGCCAGCCCGGACTGGACCCAAGCGCCGTACGACGACCCGAGCGTCCCGACCTGGCCGTCGCAGTAGGGCTGCTCGGCCAGCCACTCGACCGTGTCGTGGCCGTCCTCGGGTTCGTTCACGAAGATGTAGAACTCGCCCTCGCTCCGGAACCGGCCGCGGACGTCCTGGACGGCGACGGCGTAGCCGCGCTCGGCGAACCACTCGCCGTGGCGCTGGAGGTTGCCCCGCTTGTCGTACGGCGTCCGTTCGAGCAGGGCGGGAACCGGTTCGTCGAGCGGCTCGCCCGTCCCGGGGTCCGCCGGACGGAACACGTCCGTCGCCAGCCGCGTCCCGTCGCGCATCTCGACCATCACGTCGAGGTCGACGTGCACACTGTACTCCGGAGTCGATGTCATGACTCCCGTATCAGGTGTGCCACACATAATCTTTCACACCGATTCGAGACGCCGAGCGTGAACCGAAGGGTGCCGAGGGGAGTCACGAGAGCAGCGACGGTCGGGCCCCGCACTCTGAGGGAGCGTCGAACGGTGGACTCAGTAGTCCCAGCGCTCGATTGTGATCTTCTTGTCCGTGTAGAAGTGGATCATGTCCTCGCCCTGGGCGTGCAGGTCGCCGAAGAACGACTCCTTCATCCCGCCGAAGTGGAAGAACGCCATCGGCGCGGCCGTCCCGGCGTTGATGGCGAGGTTGCCGGCCTCCGCCTCCTGCTTGAACCGGCGGGCGTCGCGGCCGCTCTCGGTGAACAGGCTGGCCGCGTTGCCGAACCGACTCCCGTTGAGCACCTCCAGCGCCTCGTCGAGGTCCGACACCGAGACGAGACAGACGACGGGGCCGAATATCTCCTCCTGGGCGAGCGTCATGTCGGGGGTCACGTCCTCGAACAGGCACGGCCCGAGGAAGTTGCCGTCCGGGTACTCCTCGACGGTCTGGTCGCGGCCGTCGTAGACGAGGTCCGCGCCCTCGTCGACGCCCGTCTGGACCATGTCGCGGACGGACTGCTCGTGCTCCTCGGTGATGAGCGGGCCGATGGTCGTCTCCTCGTCGAGACCGTTCCCGAGCACCTGTGACTCTATCTCCGCCAGCGTCGCGTCACGGAACTCGTCGTACACCGACTCGTCGACGAGGATAACGTCGTTCGCGAGGCAGCGCTCGCCGGAACAGGCGAGCGCCGAACTCACGGACTGCGCGGCCGCGAACTCGATATCGGCGCTGTCGCTGACAATGACGTGGTTCTTCGCCCCGCCCTGCGCCTGCACGCGCTTGCCAGCCGCCGCGGCTTGCTCGTAGATGGAGCGGGCGACGGGCGTGCTCCCGACGAACGAGATGCCCGCCACGTCGTCGTGTTCGATGAGCGCCGACACGGTGTCCGCGCCGCCGTTGACGAGGCTGACGACGCCCGGCGGGAACCCGGCCTCGTCGATGAGCTCGAACAGGTACTGGGAGGTCAGCGGGTCGCGCTCGCTGGGCTTCAGGACGAAGCTGTTGCCGGTCGCCACCGCGTAGGGGAGGAACCAGAGCGGAATCATGCCGGGGAAGTTGAACGGCGTGACGGCCGCGAACACCCCCAGCGGCTGGCGGACGGCGCTCTCGTCGATGTTCGGCGCGGCGTTCGAGAGCGTCCCGGCCTGCATCATCTTCGGGATGCCACAGGCCACCTCGACGTTCTCGATGCCCCGTCGGAGTTCCCCCTTCGCCTCGCCGAACGTCTTCCCGTGTTCGCTGACGAGCGTGCGCGCGATGTCGTCCTGGTGCTCTTCGAGCAGTTGCTTCAGTCTGAACAGCGGCTGGATGCGCTCCTCGACGGCCGTCTCCTTCCACGACTGGAACGCGTCGTTGGCCGCCGAGACGGCCTCGTCGACCTCGTCGTCGGAACTGAACCGGAGGGTCGACAGCCGCTCTCCTGTCGCGGGGTCGGTCACGTCGAACTGCTCCCCGCCCGTACTCGTGGTCCAGTCGCCGTCGACGTAGTTGCGAACCTCGTCGAGGTCGGTCATCTCCGCTGATGAAGGCATACGTCGGGGACACGCGGTCGGGGGTTAAATCGTTTGATTGCGGGGGTCGTCGCGGTCGCGAACCACGTCAGGACCGGCGTGGCGCGTCGGGAGCGAGCGCGTCGTCGTAGACGTGTAGGAACAGCTCCTCGATCTCCTCGACGGTCGGCTTCCGGGGGTTGTTGTCGGGCGACCCGGAGTCGACGGCGTCCTGGGCCATCTTGCCGACGACGTCCGCGTACTCCTCGCGGGTGGGAATCGTCCCGTGGTCGTCGAGGTAGGAGGTGAGTGTGATGTCCTCACAGAGCCGGTAGACGCCCTCGACGGCGGCCTCGGCAGCCTCCCGGTCGGGGTCGTCCTCGTCGGCGACGCCCATCGCCCGCGCAATGTCGGCGTACTCCTCCGGGGCCGCCATCAGCGAGAACTCCATCACGTACGGGAGGAGCAACCCGTTCGCGAGGCCGTGCGGGATGTGGAGCTGCGCCCCCAGTGGTCGGGCCATCCCGTGGACCAGCGCGACGGAGGAGTTCGTGAACGCCTGCCCCGCCTGCAACTGGCCGATGAGCGTCTCCGTCCGCGCCTCGACGTTCTCCCCGTCGGCCCACGCCTTCGGGAGCGCGCGGGACATCCGCCGGATGGCCGAGGTGGCGAACTCGTCCGGGACGCTCCAGGACTCGACGGAGACGTACGCCTCGACCGCGTGCGTGAGCGCGTCGATACCGGTGAACGCGGTGTGGCTCTGCGGGAGCGAGAGCGTCAGTTCCGGGTCCTCGATGGCGACGGTCGGAACGACGTTCTTCGAGACGATGAGGAACTTCGTCGACGTCGACTCGTCGCTCACGACGACCGAGCGCGTCGCCTCGCTGCCGGTCCCCGTCGTGGTGTTGACCGCGACGAGCGGCGGCGTCGGGTTCGGGACGCCCTCGTAGCCCGCGACGTCGACGCCGAAGTCGCGTATCTCGCCGTCGTTGGTCGCGAGGATGCCGACGCCCTTCCCCGTGTCTATCGACGACCCGCCACCGAGCGTCACGATAACGTCGCAGTCCTCGTCGCGGTACAGCGCGTGCGCCGACTCGATGTTCTCGACGGTCGGGTCCGGCCTGACCTCGTCGTAGACGACGGTCTCCACACCGGCCTCGTCGAGGACGGACTCGACGGTCTCGCCGTGGATGGCGTATATCTCTTCAGAGGCGACGAGGAGCACCT contains:
- a CDS encoding CaiB/BaiF CoA transferase family protein, with protein sequence MSQNKILDGVTVLDLSTFVTGGFCSAMLANQGADVVKVERPGVGDDNRHSGPPFIEGESPYFWTINYGKRSLELDLKNPEALDALYDLVESADVFVQNYRPGTAERLGVDYDTLRERNDDIVYLAISAFGQTGPWRERPGYDLLVQGMSGIMSVTGEEGRQPAKVGLPMTDLITAMWGAFGVVGALYRRDRTGEGEYIDLGMLDATLPWLTKQAGKVFADESPGRMGTRDPVLAPYQTFETADGYINVACLNQKLWYGLCEALDRPDLAADERFETNADRVEHMDELETELQSTFRERSTDEWMEIIVEDAGIPAGPVYDVEDALDNPQTNARGMVTELDHPDLGSVPVIEHPLNFAHAESGFESPPPLLGEHNREVFEDLGLSESAIDELAEAGVFGDDESSD
- a CDS encoding alpha/beta hydrolase produces the protein MRAQEPHPEIQAFIDETEDAPAFHEMPMEEVRGMTVGVFSVEEPTPVGEVVDRTIPGEGGELPIRIYVPEGDGPFPVTMFFHGGGFVSGNLESHDELCRVLANDTGVAVVAVDYRLAPEDPFPAAVEDAYTATEWVAENADEFGGDASRLAVAGDSAGGNLAAVVAHMARDRGGPDLRYQLLLYPTVSPHLDWPSAEENGEGYFITAEDLAWFDEQYFEHEIDAMNVYASPLLAADFEDLPPATVVTAGFDPLRDQGVAYAERLEDAGVAVTHHHYDDVIHAFVQMGVAPFGFERSAEAFDDAAGDLRDALAE
- a CDS encoding fumarylacetoacetate hydrolase family protein, with the translated sequence MRIGQFSGSDAETPWCGALLDEETVVDLHTAGMEAGIDIPRGTAALLDQWNWEEKASLAVEFAEEAGVAQHDRDSLERHEPVSDPEKIVCVGLNYRDHAEEGDNPIPDEPVLFSKFPTTLVGPGDDVVWDPSYAEQVDYEAELVVVVGREARDVSADEALDHVAGVTVGNDVSARDLQHGDGQWVRGKSLDTFAPTGPDLVTLDDIDDPHDLDIWTEVNGDRVQDSTTANLIFGLDELVSFCSRAFTLKPGDLIFTGTPPGVGVYREPQVLLDDGDSVTVGIEGVGELTNGCRHR
- a CDS encoding CocE/NonD family hydrolase, which gives rise to MTSTPEYSVHVDLDVMVEMRDGTRLATDVFRPADPGTGEPLDEPVPALLERTPYDKRGNLQRHGEWFAERGYAVAVQDVRGRFRSEGEFYIFVNEPEDGHDTVEWLAEQPYCDGQVGTLGSSYGAWVQSGLATQDPPHLEAMFVNQGAANGWEATFRHNGAFELRWLCWAFVHGSGFAKRALEDPDLQTMLANVDTRDLLADGPVRKGESPLRHLPNYEEWAFDVMTTDGTDELWQRPGLNFEAHYEESADVPTVYAGAWYDSYAKATCDNFEALAERKESDHFLVMGPWTHGWEAYPLPSWKKTYSGELEFGPESTIDYQTLRLRFFDHYLKGRDTWTDQPTVQYWQMGTGDGRKTGEGRLFHGGEWRTADEWPLPDTEFTRYYAHPNGRLSPEEPAVDVASTTYRFDPSNPVPTVGGNCSSYAAFEQRDEPLLEYPLSERKKLNITGSGGYDQRTRPDTFGAEAPYGPLERRSDVLVYRTPPLEEAVEITGPITVRVHAETDAPDTDFTAKLLDEYPPSKEFPQGFAANLSDSICRARYRGYRTEPDFVEPDTVYEFEMEPYPTANVFEAGHSIRLDVSSSNFPRYDVNDNTGGSLYGGRDRRVAHNTVYHCREYPTHVELPVRSVVGRE
- a CDS encoding TatD family hydrolase, which translates into the protein MSQQPAEYPTRRPTDESYLDADRFDPPTSLLNLPWVDCHNHAHTLSWEDRERYSLSGCAAMVMVASGYHWTPYKPVAAEDVQFLWDDVINRKRAIERDHLFDANLALGVHTGVRIEDPDTLLDRMAEYSRLDDVVAIGETGITPAQHAESWALDEQRAVVGSQMELAADEDLPVILHTPNVGTDSGPEYRSGIGLPGYESNTSLVQEPVLTGENPALESVKIDVEVAADAGLPEDRIVASHADTNNVEYLLEETDCHVSFTVGYPWLTGIDATDVANTIEEYGPDRVMMDTDCANILKTDVFSVKRSILELYRQGIDEDTIRQVVLENPRDVFGLD
- a CDS encoding iron-containing alcohol dehydrogenase, coding for MVAQDPSRESRLVVSPGNIELGRGAVETLGEYATTYGRKVLLVASEEIYAIHGETVESVLDEAGVETVVYDEVRPDPTVENIESAHALYRDEDCDVIVTLGGGSSIDTGKGVGILATNDGEIRDFGVDVAGYEGVPNPTPPLVAVNTTTGTGSEATRSVVVSDESTSTKFLIVSKNVVPTVAIEDPELTLSLPQSHTAFTGIDALTHAVEAYVSVESWSVPDEFATSAIRRMSRALPKAWADGENVEARTETLIGQLQAGQAFTNSSVALVHGMARPLGAQLHIPHGLANGLLLPYVMEFSLMAAPEEYADIARAMGVADEDDPDREAAEAAVEGVYRLCEDITLTSYLDDHGTIPTREEYADVVGKMAQDAVDSGSPDNNPRKPTVEEIEELFLHVYDDALAPDAPRRS
- a CDS encoding CoA-acylating methylmalonate-semialdehyde dehydrogenase, producing MPSSAEMTDLDEVRNYVDGDWTTSTGGEQFDVTDPATGERLSTLRFSSDDEVDEAVSAANDAFQSWKETAVEERIQPLFRLKQLLEEHQDDIARTLVSEHGKTFGEAKGELRRGIENVEVACGIPKMMQAGTLSNAAPNIDESAVRQPLGVFAAVTPFNFPGMIPLWFLPYAVATGNSFVLKPSERDPLTSQYLFELIDEAGFPPGVVSLVNGGADTVSALIEHDDVAGISFVGSTPVARSIYEQAAAAGKRVQAQGGAKNHVIVSDSADIEFAAAQSVSSALACSGERCLANDVILVDESVYDEFRDATLAEIESQVLGNGLDEETTIGPLITEEHEQSVRDMVQTGVDEGADLVYDGRDQTVEEYPDGNFLGPCLFEDVTPDMTLAQEEIFGPVVCLVSVSDLDEALEVLNGSRFGNAASLFTESGRDARRFKQEAEAGNLAINAGTAAPMAFFHFGGMKESFFGDLHAQGEDMIHFYTDKKITIERWDY
- a CDS encoding haloacid dehalogenase type II; protein product: MDSTFDPDRVERVTFDSYGTLVDTSVAASVLDGVVDDPDAVAARWRENALFFSVVAGDLDEYETYDDLHEMGLRDALRTEGVDPDEVDTAELNDVYHRLEPYPDVAPAFERLANAGYGPAILSNGDPAMLDSLVESLGVGETVSECVSADEIRTFKPSRELYDHAATRLDGTVESVAHVTAHWMDVQGATNAGMQGVWLNRTGGEWTAFGSDPSLVVDSLDDLCDLLDC
- a CDS encoding CTP-dependent riboflavin kinase produces the protein MTFTVEGAVTSGLGRGEEFVALPGYARQFEEKLGYEPFPGTLNLALSRSVADQFATLQSVTIEGWSEDGRSFGAVDCYPTTLVSVDASVRVHAIVPRRTDHDASTIELVSPVKLRDRFDLSDDDRVSIRVASREEQETPNRSTD
- the ribB gene encoding 3,4-dihydroxy-2-butanone-4-phosphate synthase, coding for MWSDTLLPDSYSYPQKEIRETLDDAIEAFGHGEPVLVHDDADRENEVDLVYPAHAVTPSDVARMRNDAGGLICVALSHDVAETFDLPFLHDAVDHPAGRTTDIQYDDRSSFSLTVNHRETFTGVVDNDRARTIAELGAAARNPAAADFAGEFDTPGHVHLLRAAPGLLDDRQGHTELGIALADLADVPPAVVVCEMLDDETGGALSRSSAKSYARDTDSVFLNGSTVLEAVRAD